One Pygocentrus nattereri isolate fPygNat1 chromosome 12, fPygNat1.pri, whole genome shotgun sequence DNA window includes the following coding sequences:
- the abcb6a gene encoding ATP-binding cassette, sub-family B (MDR/TAP), member 6a, translating into MVVLQSYCEAGVSMQRVWVEDGLTPCFFFTLVPSVLLSLALVLGAFHGACYGRYGTQMEPKYVPRSRLYGLQMALSALLVLQAVIWTAVRAALAGIYGYVVLYGCLTALGWIWACASLRLERRRVLVRERTRGHSVVLLLYWALAFAAENLAFVSWMSPQWWWGLESTEQQVEFALWLVRYLSTGMLFLLGLKAPGLPRRPYMLLINEDERDVENGGQPLLGGAAQNQSAWRDFRKKVRLLMPYMWPSGSVLLQLLVLLCLSLLGVERAINVFVPIYYKNIVNQLTDDTAWKTVAATVSIYVLLKFLQGGGAGSSGFISNMRSFLWIRVQQYTSRVVQVRLFAHLHALSLRWHLGRRTGEVIRSIDRGTSSIDSLLSYIVFSIFPTIADIIIAIIYFISYFNAWFGLIVFICMALYLTLTIIITEWRTKYRRDMNTHDNNAKAKAVDSLLNFETVKYYNAESYEVSRFEEAILKYQLLEWKTNASLALLNQTQNLIIGSGLLAGSLLCAYFVTEGKFKVGDYVLFGTYILQLYTPLNWFGTYYRVIQRSFIDMENMFQLFTEEQEVKDDVNAGNLDYKQGRIEFENVFFSYTEGKEILKDISFTVLPGQTVALVGQSGSGKSTIIRLLFRFYDVQGGCVRIDGQDIARVKQDSLRAHIGVVPQDTVLFNDNIRENIRYGRVSATDQEVEEAAIAADIHERILSFPEGYDTQVGERGLKLSGGEKQRVAIARTILKAPQIILLDEATSALDTQTERNIQASLAKVCANRTTVVVAHRLSTIIGADQILVIRDGQIAERGRHEELLAKGGLYSDMWLRQQQAQDSDSASDTEAKDTQPEKLQPPASSAAHRGH; encoded by the exons ATGGTGGTGCTGCAGAGCTACTGCGAGGCGGGGGTCTCCATGCAGCGGGTGTGGGTGGAGGACGGCCTGACCCCTTGCTTCTTCTTCACGCTCGTCCCGTCCGTCCTCCTCAGCCTGGCCCTCGTCCTCGGCGCCTTCCACGGCGCGTGCTACGGCCGCTACGGCACGCAGATGGAGCCTAAGTATGTGCCGCGCTCACGCCTCTACGGCCTGCAGATGGCCCTCTCGGCGCTGCTGGTCCTCCAGGCTGTGATCTGGACTGCGGTCAGGGCGGCGCTAGCAGGGATCTACGGGTATGTGGTGCTTTATGGCTGCCTGACGGCTCTCGGGTGGATCTGGGCCTGCGCCTCGCTCAGGCTGGAGCGCCGGAGGGTCCTGGTGAGGGAGCGGACGAGAGGGCACAGCGTGGTGCTGCTGCTGTACTGGGCGCTGGCGTTCGCGGCCGAGAACCTGGCCTTCGTGTCCTGGATGAGCCCTCAGTGGTGGTGGGGGCTGGAGAGCACCGAGCAGCAG gtGGAGTTTGCGCTCTGGCTGGTCCGTTATCTCAGCACCGGGATGCTGTTCTTGTTAGGCCTCAAGGCTCCTGGGTTGCCACGGCGACCGTACATGCTCCTCATCAACGAGGATGAGCGTGATGTGGAAAATGGAGGACAG CCTCTGCTGGGCGGTGCTGCTCAGAATCAGTCAGCCTGGCGGGACTTCAGGAAGAAGGTGCGTTTGCTGATGCCGTACATGTGGCCCAGCGGCAGTGTTCTCCTGcagctgctggtgctgctgtgcCTCAGCCTGCTGGGGGTGGAGCGCGCCATCAACGTCTTCGTGCCCATCTACTACAAGAACATAG TGAACCAGCTCACAGATGACACCGCCTGGAAAACCGTGGCTGCTACAGTGTCTATCTACGTCCTGCTGAAGTTCCTGCAAGGTGGTGGAGCTg gctcctCCGGCTTCATCAGTAACATGCGCTCCTTCCTGTGGATCCGTGTGCAGCAGTACACCAGTCGTGTGGTGCAGGTGCGCCTGTTTGCCCACCTGCACGCGCTGTCTCTGCGCTGGCACCTCGGCCGCCGCACCGGCGAAGTCATCCGCAGCATCGACCGCGGGACCTCGTCTATCGACAGCCTCCTCAG CTACATCGTGTTCAGCATCTTCCCCACCATCGCCGACATCATCATAGCCATCATTTACTTCATCTCCTACTTTAACGCCTGGTTCGGCCTCATCGTCTTTATCTGCATGGCCCTTTACCTCA ctctcaccatcatcatcactgaatgGAGGACGAAGTACAGACGGGATATGAACACTCACGACAACAACGCCAAAGCCAAAGCAGTGGACTCCCTGCTGAACTTTGAGACG GTGAAATACTACAACGCAGAGAGTTATGAAGTGAGCCGCTTTGAGGAGGCCATCCTCAAATACCAG CTGTTGGAGTGGAAGACCAACGCCTCGCTGGCTCTGTTAAACCAGACCCAGAATCTGATCATCGGCTCAGGCCTGCTGGCCGGCTCACTGCTTTGTGCTTACTTTGTCACAGAAGGCAAATTCAAG GTGGGAGATTATGTCCTGTTTGGCACATACATCCTCCAGCTTTACACGCCGCTCAACTGGTTTGGCACGTACTACAG GGTGATCCAGAGGTCCTTTATCGACATGGAGAACATGTTCCAGCTCTTCACAGAGGAGCAGGAG GTGAAGGACGACGTGAATGCGGGAAATCTCGACTACAAACAAGGGAGGATTGAGTTTGAGAACGTCTTCTTCAGCTACACGGAAGG GAAGGAGATTCTGAAGGACATTTCTTTCACCGTCCTGCCAGGCCAGACTGTTGCACTC GTTGGCCAGTCAGGCTCAGGGAAGAGCACCATCATCCGCCTGCTCTTCCGTTTCTATGATGTTCAAGGGGGCTGCGTCCGCATTGATGGCCAAGACATTGCCAGG GTAAAGCAGGACTCTTTGCGGGCGCACATCGGCGTCGTCCCTCAGGACACCGTCCTGTTCAACGACAACATCCGCGAAAACATCCGCTACGGCCGAGTCTCCGCCACGGATCAGGAGGTGGAGGAGGCGGCCATCGCTGCTGACATTCATGAGAGAATTCTTTCCTTCCCAGAGG GCTATGATACCCAGGTGGGCGAGAGAGGTCTGAAGCTGAGTGGAGGAGAGAAGCAGAGGGTGGCCATTGCTCGCACCATCCTCAAAGCCCCCCAGATCATCTTGCTGGATGAG GCCACCTCAGCCCTGGACACCCAGACGGAGCGCAACATTCAGGCCTCTCTGGCTAAAGTGTGTGCCAACAGGACCACCGTTGTGGTGGCCCACAG GTTGTCAACCATCATCGGAGCAGATCAAATCCTTGTTATACGTGATGGACAGATTGCAGAGAGAGGAAG ACACGAGGAGCTGCTGGCTAAGGGAGGTCTTTACTCTGACATGTGGCTCCGGCAACAGCAGGCACAGGACTCCGATTCGGCCTCTGACACAGAAGCCAAAGACACGCAGCCCGAAAAACTACAGCCCCCAGCATCCTCTGCGGCCCACAGGGGTCACTGA